A stretch of DNA from Cellulomonas fengjieae:
TAGGCGATCGCGACCGCGAGGTAGTGGTTCGGGTTCATCAGGCCGTCGGGCGTGACGATGCCGTGCCGGTCGGAGTCCGTGTCGTTGCCCGTCGCGATGTCGAAGGGTGCCGGGTCGCCGGCCATGCGCGCGACCAGCGACGCCATCGCGTACGGCGACGAGCAGTCCATCCGGATCTTGCCGTCCCAGTCGAGGGTCATGAACCCGAACTGCGGGTCCACCGTCGGGTTCACCACGGTCAGGTCGAGCCCGTAGTAGTCGCCGATCTCCCCCCAGTACTCGACCGACGCACCGCCGAGCGGGTCCGCGCCCATCCGGACGCCGGCCGACCGGATGGCGTCGAGGTCGATGACGTTGGCCAGGTCCGCGACGTAGGACGACAGGTAGTCGTGCTTGAAGGTCGTGTCCGCCGCCAGCGCCGTCTCGACGCTGACGCGCGGGACGTCACGCCAGCCGGACGCGAGGATCGCGTTGGCGCGGTCGGCGATCCAGCCCGTGGCGTCCGAGCCCGCGGGGCCGCCGTGCGGCGGGTTGTACTTGAAGCCGCCGTCGCGCGGCGGGTTGTGCGACGGGGTCACGACGATGCCGTCGGCCAGGCCGGGGCCCTGCGTGCGCACCCCCTCGGAGGTGCCCGCGCCGTTGTGCCGCAGGATCGCGTGCGAGACGCCGGGCGTCGGGGTCCACGAGTCGCGGGCGTCGACGTGCACCTCGACGTCGGCCGCGGCGAGGACCTCGAGCGCCGACCGCCACGCCGGGTCGGACAGCGCGTGCGTGTCGCGGCCGATGAACAGCGGGCCGTCGATCCCCTGCCCGCGCCGGTACTCGACGATCGCCGCGGTGATGGCGACGATGTGGGCCTCGTTGAACGCCGTGTCCAGCGCAGAGCCGCGGTGCCCGCTCGTGCCGAACACCACCCGCTGCGCGGGGTCGTCGAGGTCCGGTTCCCGGTCGTAGTAGGCGCCGGCCAGGGCGTCCAGGTCGACCAGGTCGGAGGGCTGGGCGGGTGTTCCGGCGCGCGGGTCCATGCCGCGATCCTGCCCCACCGCCCGGCGTGCCGCGACCCCCTGGGCGGCTGGTCGGCCCGGTGCGGACCGGTAACCTTTCCGGCATGGCCAAGAACTCGTCCGACTTCGTGCTGCGCCCGTTCGAAGGGCTCCCCGGTGAGCCCGACTGGGTGGCGCTCAAGGAGCTCGTCCCCGCCGCGACGGCGACCGCCCGCACGACCGCCGAGCACGGCGCGCGCGACGTCCTGGTGACCACGGTGCTGCCCAACGGCTGGCCCGCGCTGCACCGCGCCGACGGGATGATCCTGCTGGCCCTGCAGACCACCACCAGCTCCAACGACGTCAGCCGCGACCTCGCGCACGCCCTGCTGGAGGCCCTCGAGGTCGAGGCGGGCACCGCCGTCGAGACGATCGGCCTGCCCGAGCCGGGGCCGCGCCTGCAGGACGTGCTGGACCTCGGCGTCCCCTTCGAGGTCACCGTGCAGGGCTCGTTCGCGTACTGGCTCGACCCGGACACCGAGCGGACCCCGGAGCTCGAGGCCGCGATCGAGGAGGCCGACGCCGGCATCATCGACACCGTCAAGCTCCAGGCGGCCGAGTCCGCCTACTGGTGCCGGATGGGTCCGCGCGAGTTCCTGCGCTGGGCGCAGCCGCACGAGGAGCAGGTGGTCCTCGACGGGCTGGCGCGCCTGCACGCCCGTCGCGAGTCGGGCTTCGAGGGCGCCAAGTTCATCGGCTACTTCCGCTCCGCGGGCCTCGTCGTGCCGGTGTGGGAGCTTGCGAAGGGCTCCGAGGCCGAGGACATCGAGGGGCCGGTCGCCGAGTTCCTGCCCCGGTTCGAGGCGGCGCTCGCGGACGCGACGCCGCTGGACGCCAACGAGCGCCGCGCGCGGGCGGGTCTGGTCGCCCGCCAGGTCACGCTGCGCTGACGGGCGGGACCTGGTCGGATAGGTAGGGTGACCGACGTGACGCGCAAGGGCGGCCAGGCCGCGGACGAGCAGGCGGGGACCGCTGCGCCGACCCTTGCCGACGCGGGCCCCGGGACCGCGAACCCGTCCGCGGCGGCGCGCAAGGCGGCCGCCGAGGAGCGCAAGGCGGCGGCACAGCGGGCCCGTCAGCGTGTCGCCGTGATCATCCCCGCCAAGGACGAGTCCCGACGGATCGCCGCGACCGTGCGCTCGGCCCGCGCCATCCCGCACGTGGACCTGGTGCTCGTCGTCGACGACGGCTCGGAGGACAACACCCAGCACGTCGCGCGCGAGGCCGGCGCGGTCGTCGTCCGGCACTCGCACAACCGCGGCAAGGCCGCCGCCATGGAGACCGGTGCCGCCGTCGTCGCCATGCGGGACGCGCCCGACCGTCAGCCCCGGATCCTGCTGTTCATCGACGGCGACCTGGGGGAGACCGCGGTCAACACCGCGCCCCTCGTGCCGCCGGTGTTCGAGGGCCACGCGGACCTGGCGATCGCCTTGATCCCGCCGCAGCCCGGCGCCGGTGGCCGCGGGATCGTGGTCGGCACCGCCCGCCGCGCGATCTCCGCGATGACCGGCTGGACGCCGACGCAGCCCTTGTCTGGCATGCGCTGCCTGACCCGCGCGGCGTTCGAGGCGGCCACCCCGCTGGCGCACGGCTGGGGCGTCGAGACCGGGATGACGATCGACCTGCTCCGGCGCGGCTTCCGCGTCGTCGAGGTGCCGTGCGACCTGAAGCACCGGCCGTCCGGCTCCGACCTCAAGGGCCAGCTGCACCGGGCCGCCCAGTACCGGGACGTGGTGCTGGCGGTCAACGCCCGCCGCGTCCGGCGCGCCGCCGGTGCGGTCAAGCGGACCGTGGCCCCCGCGCAGAAGCCTCCGCAGACCCACCGCTAGTCGGCGGCTGGTCGGCCGCCAGCTCGCCGGCGGCCGGTGCCACGTCGCCCTCCGGGGCGCCGAGCCGCCACTGCGCGGCCGCGGCCACGAGGCACGGGACGGCCAGCGCGATGCCGGTGGCGGGCACCACGATCCCGGAGTCGTTCATCAGGAACCCCACGGTCAGCGCCGCCGTGATCGCCGCGATCGCGGGGCGCAGCAGGGGAACCGCGCTGGTCAGTCCGGCCAGCGGCCCCTGGCCCATGAGCGCGCCGCGCCGCGGGCGGCCGCCCACGACGACGAGCCAGGTCAGGGCGATCCCGCCGATCGCGGTCACCAGGTACCGCCACGACGTGAGCACCCTGAGGTTGACGGCGATCTTGCGCTCGACCACGTCCCAGAGGCCCCCGTCGAGCACGGTGGCGAAGAACCGGCCGAGGTGCGTGCGGTCCGCCGCGGGCCGCAGCCAGTCGAGCACCGCGAAACCCCCGACGACCACGGCACCGACCAGCGCGATCAGCCCGATCCAGCGCCAGCTGACCCGGCGGCCGCTCACCACGATGGTCAGCATCGCGAACGCGAGGATGAGGGCCGGCGGCCCGCCGAAGTCGCTGCCGAGTCCGGGCGCGCCGTCCACGACGACCAGCACCAGCCCGAGCGCGGCCACGGCGACCGTGGCCAGGGTGCGTCGGCCCTTGCGCAGCAGCGGGTCCGCGATGGCGACGGCGAGCAGCAGGCCGCCCGCGGTCAGCAGCGCGAACGCCTGGTTGCTCATCCCGTAGAACCGGGCCGCCAGGAGCCGGTGAGCGCCCATCGGGGAGTCGATGATGAGCGTGGAGCCCGTGCAGGCGGTGACGACGAGCACGGCCACGGTCACGCCCGCGACCACGCCCGCCGGGCCGAGCAGGTTGCGCCGCCACGGACCCACCAGGGCGAGCGCGGTGATCGCCGCGATCCAGCCGAGCAGCACCCACCAGAACGCGGTCACCGGCGTGCCCGCGCGCCACCACGGGATCGTGTTGGTGAGGAACGAGGCGACCGGTGCCGCGGCGAGCGCGAGCGCGGCCACGTGCAGCACCCGCAGCGCCGGGCGCAGCGGACGCCGGTCCGAGCGGCCCGTGCGGCTGAGGATGATCGCGGCGGCGATGAACAGGACCGCCTGGATGAGCACCAGACGCGTCGAGTAGTCGCTGCTCACGCGGGTGACCATCGTGGCGTGCCGTTGGATGTCGAGCAGCTCTGCGAGCCGCGCGGTCGCGGTGCCGGTCGGCGGTCCGGGCAGGATCTCGGCGCCGCTGAACGCGGCGGCGCTGTTGTCCAGGCCGATGCCGGCCAGCAGGGTCGGCGTGACGTCGACGGTCTGGATGAGGCCCGGCTGCCGGGTCGAGCCGGAGGTCAGCAGGCTGTCGACGTACTCGTCGCCGTCGGGCGCCAGGCCGGTGGCGGCGGCCAGCTGCAGCGCGGTGCGCCCGGAGTCGGCGAGCGAGACCACCAGGACGGTCGCGCCCGAGCGCTGCGCCCCGGCGATCGCGGCGCCGACCCGCTCGTCGATGGCCTGCGCCTGCAGCGCCCGGGACGGCTCCACGATCGCGTCGGGGGTCGACACGTCGGGCGGCGTCGGCTCCGTCAGCTCGCCCGGCACGGTCTCCGTCGGCTGCGGGACGCTCGGTCGCGACGCCGTGGCGTACCCGGGGTCCCGGAGCGAGCCGGCGTCCACGACGACCAGCCGGGAGGTGCCGAGGGCGTCGCGGACGGCCTGGGTGATGCCCGTGCTCGTCGTCGGCAGGGCCTCGTGCGTGCCCACGGGGAACCCCGCGGTGTCGGCGAGCGCGATCGCGGCACCGGGGCCGATGCCGGTCACGGCGGACCCGGCGGCGGCCAGCGCGTCACCGAGGAGACCCGCCGTGGCGCCGTACGACTCGGCGTCGGCCGCCGCGACGTACTCCTCCCAGCCGGGCACCTGACCGCTCTCGCCGGGGTCGCGCAGGGTCCGGCAGGTGCCGTCGTCCACCCCCACGTCGGCCGCGCGCGTGCCGGTCGACACCGCGAGCCAGCCGTCCGCGGGGCACGAGCGGGACGCGACGCTGCGAGCGGCGACCAGACCGATCGAGCCCTCGCGGGACATCGACCACAGCGCGGGGGTGGTCAGGGTGGTGACGTCGTCCCAGCGGACGCCGGTCACGCCGACCAGGAGCACCGGTGCGGGAGCGGGGTCGTCGGCGGCCTGCGCGGGCGTCACCAGGAAGACGCCCACCAGGGCGAGCACGAGCGTGAGCACCGCACCGCGGAGCAGGGACGCGCGCGGGCGGGCGGGGGTCGGCACCGCTCCAGCCTACGGGCGCACTACCCTCGACCCCGGCGGCGCTGCGGGTATCCGTGCAGCGTGCACACCATCTGCACGGGAGGGACGCGATGTCTCAAGCGCTACCGCGCTACGCCTACCTGGGGCCGGCCGGCACCTTCACGCAGGCGGCGCTGCGCCAGGTCGTCCCCGCGGGGGAGTGCGTCGAGCTGCCCGTGACCGACGTGGCGTCGGCCATCGAGGCCGTGCGGACCGGCGACGCCGACTTCGCCGTCGTGGCGATCGAGAGCACCGTCGAGGGGGGCGTGACCGCGACCCTCGACAGCCTCGCGGGCGGCGACCCGCTCGTCATCGTGCGCGAGATGCTGGTGCCGGTGCAGTTCGCGCTCGCCGCGGCGCCGGGCGTCCGGCTCGAGGACGTGCGGCGGATCTCCGCGCACCCGCACGCGTGGGTGCAGTGCCGGCGCTGGCTCGCGCGCCACCTGCCGTCCGTGGTGCACGTGCCCGCGACGTCCAACACCGCGCCCGCCGCGCTCATCGCCGCCGGTGGTGCGCAGCCGGGCTTCGACGCCGCGCTGGTGCCGCCGGCAGCCGTCGAGCCGTACGGTCTCGTCGCCCTCGCCGAGGACGTCGCGGACAACGTGTCGGCGCAGACCCGGTTCGTCGTCGTCGGTCACCCCGGTGACGTGCCCGCGCGCACCGGGGCGGACAAGACGACGCTGGTCGTGCACCTGCCGGACAACGAGGCGGGCGCGCTGCTCGCGATGCTCGAGCAGTTCGCGGTGCGCGGGGTGAACCTGTCGCGGATCGAGTCGCGACCCATCGGGGACGCGCTCGGCCGCTACTCGTTCTCCCTGGACGCCGAGGGCCACATCACCGACGAGCGCGTCGGCGAGGCCGTGATGGGCCTGCACCGGCGCTGCCCGTACGTCAGGTTCCTCGGCTCGTACCCGCGGGCCGACGCCGTGGAGCCGACCGTGCACGTGGGCACCGCCGACGCCGACTTCGTCGAGGCCCGCTCCTGGCTGCAGGCCGTC
This window harbors:
- the pgm gene encoding phosphoglucomutase (alpha-D-glucose-1,6-bisphosphate-dependent), with product MDPRAGTPAQPSDLVDLDALAGAYYDREPDLDDPAQRVVFGTSGHRGSALDTAFNEAHIVAITAAIVEYRRGQGIDGPLFIGRDTHALSDPAWRSALEVLAAADVEVHVDARDSWTPTPGVSHAILRHNGAGTSEGVRTQGPGLADGIVVTPSHNPPRDGGFKYNPPHGGPAGSDATGWIADRANAILASGWRDVPRVSVETALAADTTFKHDYLSSYVADLANVIDLDAIRSAGVRMGADPLGGASVEYWGEIGDYYGLDLTVVNPTVDPQFGFMTLDWDGKIRMDCSSPYAMASLVARMAGDPAPFDIATGNDTDSDRHGIVTPDGLMNPNHYLAVAIAYLYGGARPGWPAGTAIGKTLVSSSLIDRVAGRLGRRLLEVPVGFKWFVPGLVDGSVGFGGEESAGASFLRKDGTVWTTDKDGILPALLASEILATTGRSPSQHHRELVAEFGESWYARVDAAASREQKATLARLTPEQVTATTLAGEQITAKLTNAPGNDAAIGGLKVTTDNAWFAARPSGTEDVYKIYAESFVSAEHLAQVQAEAKDVVSAALGA
- a CDS encoding DUF5926 family protein; protein product: MAKNSSDFVLRPFEGLPGEPDWVALKELVPAATATARTTAEHGARDVLVTTVLPNGWPALHRADGMILLALQTTTSSNDVSRDLAHALLEALEVEAGTAVETIGLPEPGPRLQDVLDLGVPFEVTVQGSFAYWLDPDTERTPELEAAIEEADAGIIDTVKLQAAESAYWCRMGPREFLRWAQPHEEQVVLDGLARLHARRESGFEGAKFIGYFRSAGLVVPVWELAKGSEAEDIEGPVAEFLPRFEAALADATPLDANERRARAGLVARQVTLR
- a CDS encoding glycosyltransferase family 2 protein encodes the protein MTRKGGQAADEQAGTAAPTLADAGPGTANPSAAARKAAAEERKAAAQRARQRVAVIIPAKDESRRIAATVRSARAIPHVDLVLVVDDGSEDNTQHVAREAGAVVVRHSHNRGKAAAMETGAAVVAMRDAPDRQPRILLFIDGDLGETAVNTAPLVPPVFEGHADLAIALIPPQPGAGGRGIVVGTARRAISAMTGWTPTQPLSGMRCLTRAAFEAATPLAHGWGVETGMTIDLLRRGFRVVEVPCDLKHRPSGSDLKGQLHRAAQYRDVVLAVNARRVRRAAGAVKRTVAPAQKPPQTHR
- the pheA gene encoding prephenate dehydratase; this translates as MSQALPRYAYLGPAGTFTQAALRQVVPAGECVELPVTDVASAIEAVRTGDADFAVVAIESTVEGGVTATLDSLAGGDPLVIVREMLVPVQFALAAAPGVRLEDVRRISAHPHAWVQCRRWLARHLPSVVHVPATSNTAPAALIAAGGAQPGFDAALVPPAAVEPYGLVALAEDVADNVSAQTRFVVVGHPGDVPARTGADKTTLVVHLPDNEAGALLAMLEQFAVRGVNLSRIESRPIGDALGRYSFSLDAEGHITDERVGEAVMGLHRRCPYVRFLGSYPRADAVEPTVHVGTADADFVEARSWLQAVRGGSAT